The Mesotoga sp. BH458_6_3_2_1 genome has a window encoding:
- a CDS encoding 5'-nucleotidase C-terminal domain-containing protein, with amino-acid sequence MKKVLLITLLLVMAVFVMAQRLTIVHINDTHGHIWPEGEYGGLAAVATLINQVRAENPNTIFLHAGDINTGVPESDLQDAAPDIVALNLMKLEAMAIGNHEFDNDASVLAKQMEIANFPFLSANIYKDGEPAFQEYVIKEVAGIKVAIVGFTAQETEILEYLYAKDYEWKDVIEVAKEIIPELEAQADVIIALTHMGSNPVLVGPNSWELAKAVDGIDVIVDGHSHTFYERPEIINETIIVSAGEWAKNLGKLELEIVDGTVIFVSFRNLPVIAEEIEPDFAVATVLDYFKKAGGEALNIVVGETTIKLEGDRGVVRAQDTNLGYLICDAMVWKSGANIAISNSGGIRASIEAGPITYRDILTVLPFGNTLYVVDVPGTSLREVLQFTATREAGQGAMPQVSGVTYVIENGEAKDILVNGAPIDDNKVYKVATNNYLASGGDGYEALAGLSGYDTGFVLADVVVEFVGEISPITGYQDSGRITRK; translated from the coding sequence ATGAAAAAAGTTCTTCTGATTACCCTTCTCTTGGTTATGGCAGTTTTTGTCATGGCCCAGAGACTAACGATTGTTCATATCAACGACACACATGGTCACATCTGGCCTGAAGGTGAGTACGGTGGGCTCGCGGCTGTAGCTACACTGATAAATCAGGTGCGGGCAGAGAATCCCAACACCATATTCCTGCATGCCGGGGATATTAATACAGGTGTTCCTGAATCAGATCTGCAGGATGCGGCTCCCGATATAGTTGCTCTCAATCTTATGAAGCTTGAAGCAATGGCAATCGGTAACCACGAATTTGACAACGATGCATCCGTACTCGCAAAACAGATGGAAATTGCCAACTTCCCGTTCCTCAGCGCAAACATCTATAAAGATGGAGAACCCGCTTTCCAGGAATACGTAATCAAGGAAGTCGCTGGAATAAAGGTCGCCATCGTCGGCTTCACCGCTCAGGAAACAGAGATTCTTGAGTACCTCTACGCTAAGGATTACGAGTGGAAGGACGTAATAGAAGTAGCAAAGGAGATCATTCCCGAGCTTGAAGCTCAGGCAGACGTAATAATTGCGCTCACCCACATGGGAAGCAACCCCGTTCTTGTCGGCCCTAATTCCTGGGAGCTTGCAAAAGCAGTTGACGGAATTGACGTTATAGTCGACGGCCACAGCCATACTTTCTATGAAAGACCTGAGATAATAAACGAGACAATAATAGTATCTGCAGGAGAATGGGCAAAGAATCTCGGCAAGCTTGAACTCGAAATCGTTGATGGTACGGTTATCTTCGTTTCCTTCAGGAATCTCCCTGTTATCGCCGAAGAGATCGAACCTGATTTCGCCGTAGCCACTGTTCTGGATTACTTCAAGAAGGCCGGCGGGGAGGCTCTCAATATCGTTGTAGGAGAAACGACGATAAAACTCGAGGGCGACAGAGGGGTAGTCAGGGCTCAGGATACAAACCTCGGCTACTTGATCTGCGATGCAATGGTTTGGAAGTCCGGAGCAAATATAGCGATAAGCAACTCGGGAGGAATCAGAGCATCCATAGAGGCTGGTCCAATCACATACCGTGACATTCTTACAGTACTCCCATTTGGAAACACTCTGTACGTTGTAGACGTACCTGGAACATCTCTTAGGGAAGTTCTTCAGTTCACTGCGACTCGTGAAGCTGGTCAGGGCGCCATGCCTCAGGTAAGTGGAGTAACTTATGTAATAGAGAATGGTGAGGCCAAGGATATTCTTGTGAACGGAGCACCCATTGATGACAATAAGGTTTACAAGGTAGCTACAAATAACTATCTTGCCTCCGGCGGTGATGGTTATGAGGCCCTTGCTGGACTCTCTGGTTACGACACGGGATTCGTGCTGGCCGATGTAGTGGTTGAGTTCGTTGGAGAGATCAGCCCGATAACAGGTTATCAGGACAGCGGTAGAATCACCAGGAAATAG